Proteins found in one Sporosarcina sp. FSL K6-3457 genomic segment:
- a CDS encoding PTS sugar transporter subunit IIB — MEELQMKNILLACSAGMSTSLLVGKMKEVAQAKGIEVNIWAVSQDKAMKEIENADVLLIGPQMRFLKKKFSKVAEEVGIPLEVIDTMAYGRLDGEAVLNRALELIGN; from the coding sequence ATGGAGGAATTGCAGATGAAGAATATATTATTAGCATGTTCAGCAGGGATGTCGACAAGTTTGCTAGTAGGAAAAATGAAGGAGGTTGCGCAAGCAAAAGGAATTGAAGTGAACATTTGGGCAGTTTCACAGGACAAAGCGATGAAGGAAATTGAAAACGCGGATGTTCTGTTAATCGGTCCACAAATGAGATTTTTGAAAAAAAAGTTTTCAAAAGTTGCAGAAGAGGTGGGAATACCTTTAGAGGTCATTGATACGATGGCGTACGGAAGATTAGATGGAGAAGCGGTGTTAAATAGAGCGCTAGAATTAATCGGTAACTAA
- a CDS encoding Gfo/Idh/MocA family protein, with protein sequence MKSINIGMIGYKFMGKAHSNAYRTLPMFFPKSAQPTMKVICGRNEEGVSLAAKQFGWEEYTTNWKELLMRDDIDVIDINAPSNVHKEMAIEAAKAGKHLYCEKPLAFTLQDSREMLQAAEDAGVKHMVGFNYRFTPAVMLAKKLIEEGRLGEIYHYRAWFLQDWITDPDFPLVWRLQKEIAGSGAHGDLGAHLIDMAHYLIGDISEVIGMSETFIKERPFPMEMDGLSATSGESTEKGPVTVDDATLFLARFTNGALGSFEATRFATGHRSTNSFEINGSKGSVIFDFERMNELQVYFEDDKEDVQGFRRVLATDSAHAYSEAWWPTGHTIGYEHTFTHAFVELLDALRENRQPIPNFEDGVKCQQVLEAVDLSIERKQWITVSDL encoded by the coding sequence ATGAAGTCGATTAATATCGGGATGATAGGCTACAAATTTATGGGGAAAGCACATAGTAATGCTTACCGGACGTTACCTATGTTTTTTCCAAAAAGCGCTCAACCTACAATGAAAGTTATTTGTGGGAGAAATGAAGAGGGAGTTTCTCTGGCAGCTAAGCAATTTGGCTGGGAAGAATATACGACAAATTGGAAAGAGCTTTTGATGCGGGATGATATTGATGTAATCGACATAAATGCACCAAGTAACGTACATAAAGAAATGGCAATTGAAGCCGCTAAAGCAGGCAAACATCTTTATTGTGAAAAGCCACTCGCTTTTACATTACAAGATTCTCGTGAAATGCTGCAGGCTGCCGAAGATGCGGGAGTAAAGCATATGGTTGGCTTTAATTATCGTTTTACGCCAGCTGTTATGCTCGCCAAAAAGTTGATTGAAGAAGGTCGTTTAGGCGAAATCTACCATTATCGGGCGTGGTTTTTACAAGATTGGATTACAGATCCGGATTTCCCATTAGTATGGAGGCTGCAAAAAGAGATTGCTGGTTCAGGTGCCCATGGTGATTTAGGTGCGCATCTTATTGATATGGCTCACTATCTTATTGGTGATATATCAGAAGTGATCGGTATGAGCGAAACATTTATTAAAGAACGACCATTTCCTATGGAGATGGATGGATTATCAGCCACAAGTGGAGAGAGTACTGAGAAAGGACCGGTTACAGTTGATGATGCAACGTTATTTTTGGCGAGGTTCACTAACGGTGCACTTGGTAGCTTCGAAGCAACACGCTTTGCGACAGGGCATCGTAGTACGAATTCATTCGAAATTAATGGTAGCAAAGGTAGTGTTATTTTTGATTTTGAACGTATGAATGAATTACAAGTTTATTTCGAAGATGATAAGGAGGATGTTCAAGGGTTTCGTCGTGTGTTGGCAACTGATTCCGCACATGCGTATTCCGAAGCTTGGTGGCCAACTGGTCATACAATAGGCTATGAACACACTTTTACTCATGCGTTTGTTGAATTACTAGATGCCTTGCGTGAAAACCGGCAACCTATTCCTAATTTTGAGGATGGGGTGAAATGCCAGCAAGTTCTTGAGGCTGTTGATTTATCTATAGAACGAAAGCAGTGGATAACAGTATCTGACCTGTAA
- a CDS encoding Gfo/Idh/MocA family protein, producing the protein MKKVQVGIIGCGTISSIYMENIPKFDNLELIACADLDINRARAQAAKYQIPEASTVKELLENPNVDLVINLTIPQAHAEVAIEALKNGKHVYGEKPLAVTREKAENILAVAKETGLLVGSAPDTFLGAGVQTAIDLIEKGEIGVPIGASAFMIGRGPEHWHPDPIFFYKEGGGPMFDMGPYYLTALIALLGPIKRLSGSVRISYPERTILSEPKAGTKITVETATHIAGTLEFASGAIGTITTSFDAFGGTSLPSIEIYGSEGTMIVPNPNTFGGPVRLRKRGEEEFVDIELTRKHDDNSRGIGVADMARAILRGDSYRANGELAYHVLEAMHGFHDSSEQGSFYHMQSTCKRPEPLPADDQFSHA; encoded by the coding sequence ATGAAGAAAGTACAAGTAGGAATTATAGGTTGTGGAACGATCAGTTCTATCTATATGGAAAACATCCCGAAGTTTGACAATCTTGAACTTATTGCATGTGCAGATTTAGATATAAATCGGGCGCGTGCTCAGGCGGCAAAATATCAGATTCCGGAAGCATCGACGGTAAAAGAGTTGTTAGAAAATCCTAATGTAGATTTAGTGATCAATTTAACAATTCCTCAGGCGCATGCGGAAGTTGCAATTGAAGCGCTTAAAAATGGCAAGCATGTCTATGGCGAAAAACCTTTAGCGGTGACACGTGAGAAGGCCGAAAATATTTTAGCTGTTGCTAAAGAAACAGGGCTACTCGTAGGAAGTGCGCCAGATACATTTTTAGGTGCAGGTGTTCAAACAGCTATTGATTTAATTGAAAAGGGGGAAATTGGGGTTCCGATTGGTGCTTCGGCCTTTATGATTGGACGTGGTCCTGAACATTGGCATCCAGATCCGATCTTTTTTTATAAGGAAGGTGGCGGGCCGATGTTTGATATGGGGCCCTATTATTTAACAGCGCTAATTGCCTTGTTGGGGCCTATTAAGCGACTGTCAGGTTCAGTTAGAATTAGTTATCCAGAACGTACTATTTTAAGTGAACCAAAAGCAGGCACAAAGATTACAGTGGAAACAGCGACACATATTGCAGGAACGCTTGAATTTGCCTCTGGTGCAATTGGAACAATCACGACCAGTTTTGACGCATTTGGTGGGACAAGCCTTCCTTCCATTGAGATATATGGTAGTGAAGGAACAATGATTGTTCCTAACCCAAATACGTTTGGTGGTCCTGTTCGACTTCGAAAGCGTGGTGAAGAAGAATTTGTTGATATAGAACTCACTCGTAAACACGATGACAACAGTCGTGGAATTGGTGTTGCTGATATGGCAAGGGCAATTTTGAGAGGTGATTCTTATCGAGCGAATGGAGAACTTGCTTACCATGTGCTGGAGGCCATGCATGGTTTCCATGATTCATCTGAACAAGGATCATTTTATCATATGCAAAGCACCTGCAAGAGACCAGAGCCATTGCCTGCTGACGATCAGTTCTCACATGCTTAA
- a CDS encoding glycoside hydrolase family 1 protein produces the protein MSIQYKFPTGFWWGSATSATQIEGAANEGGKGQNIWDHWYKTEPNRFFDNVGPESTSNFYHLYKEDIRLMKEIGHNSYRMSISWSRLIPGGRGKVNAEAITFYNNVIDELIANDIEPFVTLYHFDMPLELQEEGGWENRAVVEAYTEYAKECFHLFGDRVKKWFTFNEPIVPVEGGYLYDFHYPNVVDARRAVQVAYNTMIAHAQAVKAYRTFAMEDGKIGIVLNLTPSYPRSEHQADLKASQAADLFFNRSFLDPSVLGEYPLELINILREHSQLPVTQKGDKELLKEGVVDLLGVNYYQPRRVKAKEHLPNPHGPFMPDWFFDNYEMPGRKMNKHRGWEIYEKGIYDIMINLKENYGNVESFIAENGMGVENEERFLIDGEVQDDYRIEFISEHLKWLHRAVEEGCNVQGYHLWSFMDNWSWMNAYKNRYGFFSVDIETKKRTPKKSAHWIKAVSENNGF, from the coding sequence ATGTCTATACAATATAAATTTCCAACAGGCTTTTGGTGGGGAAGTGCAACGTCTGCCACACAAATAGAAGGTGCTGCAAATGAAGGCGGAAAGGGTCAAAATATTTGGGATCATTGGTATAAAACAGAGCCAAATCGTTTTTTCGATAATGTAGGTCCTGAATCGACTTCTAACTTTTATCATCTATATAAAGAAGATATCCGCTTGATGAAAGAAATTGGCCATAACTCATATCGAATGTCTATTTCATGGTCACGCTTAATTCCTGGTGGGCGTGGAAAGGTAAATGCCGAAGCGATAACTTTCTATAATAATGTCATTGATGAATTGATTGCCAATGATATTGAGCCATTTGTTACGCTGTATCACTTTGACATGCCACTAGAACTGCAAGAAGAAGGTGGTTGGGAAAATAGAGCAGTAGTAGAGGCGTATACAGAATATGCGAAAGAATGTTTCCACTTGTTTGGTGACCGCGTGAAGAAATGGTTTACGTTTAATGAGCCGATTGTTCCAGTTGAGGGAGGCTATTTGTACGACTTTCACTATCCGAATGTTGTTGATGCAAGGCGTGCAGTCCAAGTAGCTTATAATACAATGATTGCGCATGCTCAAGCTGTAAAAGCTTATCGCACATTTGCAATGGAGGATGGAAAAATTGGTATTGTTTTAAATCTTACTCCATCTTATCCTCGAAGTGAACATCAAGCTGACTTAAAAGCTTCCCAGGCAGCAGATTTATTCTTCAATCGTAGCTTTTTAGATCCCTCAGTCTTAGGTGAATATCCATTAGAACTTATTAATATATTAAGAGAACACAGTCAATTGCCAGTCACTCAAAAAGGGGATAAAGAATTATTAAAAGAGGGGGTTGTCGATCTTCTTGGTGTAAACTATTATCAGCCACGAAGGGTCAAAGCGAAAGAACACTTACCAAATCCGCACGGTCCATTTATGCCTGATTGGTTCTTTGATAACTATGAAATGCCTGGTAGAAAGATGAATAAGCACCGTGGTTGGGAAATATACGAAAAAGGTATTTATGATATTATGATCAACCTTAAGGAAAACTACGGCAATGTTGAGTCGTTTATTGCTGAAAATGGAATGGGTGTTGAGAACGAGGAACGCTTTTTGATAGATGGTGAAGTCCAAGACGATTACCGAATTGAATTTATTAGTGAACATTTAAAATGGTTGCACAGAGCAGTCGAAGAAGGGTGTAATGTACAAGGCTATCATCTCTGGTCATTCATGGATAATTGGTCATGGATGAATGCCTACAAAAATCGCTATGGTTTCTTCTCAGTAGATATTGAAACGAAGAAAAGGACTCCAAAGAAGAGTGCGCATTGGATAAAGGCCGTCTCCGAAAATAATGGTTTCTAA
- the celB gene encoding PTS cellobiose transporter subunit IIC, with the protein MENNKFMNFLESFLLPIADKLNNNRYLTSLRDGFMIALPLIIFGSIFVVIANLPFLDKVISAEALAAYQNALGPASAATLSLMGLFVIVGIGYKLTEHYKGEAIYGGVIALASVLIMTPQVLDGVSGVIPTASLGAQGMFLGIFTAFISAELYRFFVKKEWTIKMPPGVPSAVAKSFSALVPVTLTLTAFLIIRILFSYTTFETVQNFIYTVIQGPLTVLGSGLPATIVAVLLIQVFWFFGLHGQIIVNSVFDPIWYTLNEQNLAAFQAGTELPNIITKQFIDSFLVGMGGSGMTLAVIILIFIIGKSRQLKELAKLGTPSGIFNVNEPIIFGLPIILNPLVVIPWLIAPVVVTLTTYFAMATGLVPPPAGIIVPWTTPPILNGFLATGNAWQGGVLQAFNLFVVMIIWWPFLRIMDKKYYETEQIEK; encoded by the coding sequence ATGGAGAACAATAAATTTATGAACTTTCTGGAAAGTTTTTTGCTGCCAATTGCAGATAAACTTAATAATAATCGCTATTTAACCTCATTACGTGACGGATTTATGATAGCGCTGCCATTAATTATCTTTGGATCGATATTTGTTGTTATTGCAAATTTGCCGTTTCTTGATAAAGTGATAAGTGCAGAAGCATTAGCAGCCTATCAAAATGCTTTAGGTCCAGCTTCAGCTGCAACATTAAGTTTGATGGGGCTATTTGTTATTGTCGGTATTGGTTATAAATTGACTGAACACTACAAAGGAGAAGCGATTTATGGTGGTGTGATTGCATTAGCATCTGTACTTATTATGACACCACAAGTTTTAGACGGTGTTTCAGGTGTTATCCCGACTGCAAGTTTAGGGGCACAGGGGATGTTTTTGGGGATATTTACCGCTTTTATTTCAGCTGAACTATATCGCTTTTTTGTTAAAAAAGAATGGACAATTAAAATGCCCCCGGGTGTTCCTAGTGCCGTAGCAAAATCATTCAGTGCATTAGTTCCCGTTACGTTAACATTAACTGCCTTTTTAATAATCCGAATTCTATTTAGTTATACTACATTTGAAACGGTACAGAACTTTATCTATACTGTCATTCAAGGGCCATTGACTGTCTTAGGAAGTGGATTACCTGCTACGATTGTTGCAGTGCTGCTCATTCAAGTATTTTGGTTCTTTGGTTTACATGGCCAAATTATTGTTAACTCTGTATTTGACCCAATCTGGTATACATTGAATGAACAAAACTTAGCTGCGTTCCAAGCGGGAACAGAATTGCCTAATATTATAACAAAACAATTCATAGATTCGTTCCTCGTTGGAATGGGCGGATCAGGTATGACATTAGCTGTTATTATTCTAATTTTCATAATCGGAAAAAGTAGACAGCTTAAGGAATTAGCTAAATTAGGAACGCCTTCAGGTATCTTTAATGTAAACGAACCAATTATCTTTGGGCTACCTATCATTTTGAATCCTTTAGTAGTGATTCCATGGCTAATAGCACCCGTTGTTGTTACATTAACTACGTATTTTGCAATGGCAACAGGATTAGTTCCACCACCAGCAGGAATTATTGTCCCTTGGACGACACCACCTATTTTGAATGGATTCTTGGCAACAGGTAATGCATGGCAGGGTGGAGTGTTGCAAGCCTTTAATCTATTTGTTGTCATGATTATTTGGTGGCCGTTCTTACGAATCATGGATAAAAAATACTATGAAACTGAACAAATAGAGAAATAA
- a CDS encoding BglG family transcription antiterminator: MLTLRTKTIFRELMAVETPITGKYLATINQVTSRTIREDIKTLDLSLLGNGAYIDSVMGQGYKLRITDEQLFRNYLKRISGDESTAQAVIPRLPDERIVHVIKRFLLSESYIKLDDLADEMYVSKSTIQNDLVHVKKKLALYDICLEARPNYGLKVTGDELKLRFCMAEYIFDRKEGIGGQLFKPQFTLLSQGELDSILEIIVSQINIHRITVSDIAINNLVIHMAIAYKRIKAGYHVTLYQTDLDEILEQKEYQVAHEIVRQVEEKFHVDFPQEETAYIALHLLGTKILLQMNTNNKIIKQVVEEDISKIATKILDKIESKLNLGVSADQELIIALSLHLKPAVNRYKYGMNVRNPMLEDIKKNYPLAFEAGIIAGSIINEHIGIEVDENEIGYLALHIGAAIERRKLKVGPKRCLIVCASGLGTAQLIYYKLKNQFGEGLDLVGTTEYYKLDQYNLMDIDLIISSIPIQEQLSVPVIVVNAILGDTDIRKIEKFIVNTKQNLHSYFQEELMFLTKSFGSQEETLEFLHTTLLNKGLVDQTFLAAIYEREKVAPTSFGNLVAIPHPITPNSDKTFLAVCTLTKPIIWNDKPVQFICLLSVKKNSQEDLQVMYDLLGKIIHDSSIVEKLINVKTYEEFMKVLISN, encoded by the coding sequence ATGTTGACCTTAAGAACAAAAACTATTTTCCGTGAACTAATGGCTGTAGAAACACCAATCACTGGGAAATATTTAGCGACTATAAACCAGGTTACATCAAGAACGATAAGAGAAGACATAAAAACGCTTGATTTGTCACTACTTGGTAATGGGGCCTATATTGATTCAGTGATGGGACAAGGCTATAAATTAAGGATTACAGATGAGCAATTATTTCGTAACTATTTAAAACGAATTTCTGGTGATGAATCTACGGCACAAGCAGTTATTCCTAGATTGCCAGATGAGCGAATAGTTCATGTCATCAAGCGATTCCTGTTAAGCGAAAGCTACATTAAGCTCGATGACTTAGCAGATGAAATGTATGTGAGTAAGTCAACCATTCAAAATGATTTAGTGCATGTTAAAAAAAAGTTAGCATTGTATGATATCTGTTTGGAGGCACGGCCTAATTATGGGTTAAAAGTAACTGGCGATGAGCTAAAGTTACGTTTTTGTATGGCTGAATATATATTTGATCGCAAGGAAGGGATAGGTGGGCAATTATTCAAACCCCAATTTACATTGTTATCTCAAGGGGAGCTAGATTCTATTCTGGAAATTATTGTAAGTCAAATAAATATCCATCGCATTACGGTATCCGATATAGCCATCAATAATCTGGTGATTCACATGGCGATTGCATATAAAAGGATAAAAGCAGGTTATCATGTAACACTCTATCAGACAGATCTAGATGAAATACTTGAACAGAAGGAATATCAAGTTGCCCATGAAATTGTTAGGCAAGTGGAAGAGAAGTTTCATGTTGATTTTCCCCAAGAAGAAACAGCTTATATTGCACTACATTTACTTGGTACGAAAATATTATTACAAATGAATACAAACAATAAAATTATTAAACAAGTGGTGGAAGAAGATATTTCTAAAATAGCAACAAAAATATTGGATAAGATAGAGTCTAAATTAAATCTTGGGGTTAGTGCAGATCAAGAACTTATTATTGCATTATCCTTACATTTAAAGCCCGCAGTTAACCGCTATAAATATGGTATGAATGTCAGGAATCCCATGCTTGAAGACATTAAGAAAAATTACCCACTTGCTTTCGAAGCAGGCATTATAGCTGGATCAATTATAAATGAGCATATTGGTATAGAAGTAGATGAGAATGAAATAGGCTATCTTGCGCTTCATATAGGGGCTGCAATTGAACGAAGAAAACTAAAGGTCGGCCCAAAGAGATGTTTGATTGTTTGTGCCTCTGGATTAGGGACTGCACAATTAATTTATTATAAATTGAAAAACCAGTTTGGAGAAGGTTTAGATCTTGTGGGGACTACTGAGTATTACAAGCTGGATCAATATAATTTAATGGACATTGACTTGATTATTAGCTCTATTCCAATTCAAGAACAATTATCGGTGCCTGTTATTGTGGTGAATGCGATTTTAGGTGATACAGATATAAGAAAAATAGAAAAATTTATAGTGAATACAAAACAAAACTTGCATTCTTATTTTCAAGAAGAGCTGATGTTTTTAACTAAAAGCTTTGGATCTCAAGAAGAAACATTGGAATTTTTGCATACTACATTACTGAACAAAGGGTTAGTAGATCAAACATTTCTTGCTGCAATTTACGAGCGGGAAAAAGTGGCGCCGACCTCCTTCGGAAATTTAGTGGCGATTCCCCATCCGATAACACCCAATTCGGATAAAACCTTTCTAGCTGTATGTACATTAACAAAACCTATTATATGGAATGATAAACCTGTGCAATTTATTTGTTTACTAAGTGTCAAAAAAAATAGTCAGGAAGATTTACAAGTGATGTACGATTTATTGGGGAAGATTATTCATGATAGCTCGATTGTAGAAAAGCTGATTAACGTAAAAACGTATGAGGAGTTTATGAAAGTATTAAT
- a CDS encoding PTS lactose/cellobiose transporter subunit IIA — protein sequence MDKITEIAFQIILNAGNGKSSAMEAIQAAKEKNFAEADRLIEEAGEELGKAHSYQTKLLQQEASGEENPITVMLIHSQDHLMTSMTVRDLAIEIVEIYRNK from the coding sequence ATGGATAAAATAACAGAAATTGCATTTCAAATTATATTAAATGCTGGGAATGGAAAGTCTAGTGCCATGGAAGCCATACAGGCAGCGAAGGAAAAAAACTTCGCTGAAGCCGATCGGCTCATTGAAGAAGCTGGAGAAGAGCTCGGAAAGGCGCATAGCTATCAAACTAAATTATTACAACAAGAAGCTAGCGGTGAAGAAAATCCTATAACCGTAATGCTCATCCATTCACAGGATCATTTAATGACATCAATGACTGTTAGGGATTTAGCAATTGAAATTGTTGAAATCTATCGCAATAAATAG
- a CDS encoding Gfo/Idh/MocA family protein: MRFGIIGTNWITDRLIAAANAHPEFSIGAIYSRTEETGRSFADKYEVKNVYTDMEKMFQSGDIDAVYIASPNVFHAEQSILAMQNGIHVLCEKPAVTSVDEMDQVIQVANQHQTMYMEAMKSTVTPAFLNVKKHLHKIGALRRFVFHYNQYSSRYDKYKDGIIENAFKPELGNGARMDLGVYTIAPLIHLVGEPKSVLKNDYLLSTGAIGQGSMILQYDGFEAILMYSKISDSYYPSEIQGENGVIEIDKISEPSQIIIKYRDGQTEDISVQHDYESMYYEVAEFITCVNNKQIESTINTHEISRSVAKLLTV; this comes from the coding sequence ATGAGATTTGGCATCATCGGAACAAATTGGATTACAGATCGATTGATTGCAGCAGCTAACGCACATCCTGAATTTAGCATTGGTGCAATCTATTCTAGAACTGAGGAAACAGGCAGAAGTTTTGCCGATAAATACGAGGTCAAAAATGTCTATACAGATATGGAAAAGATGTTTCAAAGCGGAGATATTGACGCTGTTTATATCGCATCACCAAATGTCTTCCATGCAGAGCAGAGTATCTTAGCTATGCAAAATGGTATTCACGTTCTTTGCGAGAAGCCTGCAGTAACATCTGTAGATGAAATGGATCAAGTGATTCAAGTTGCGAATCAGCACCAAACGATGTATATGGAAGCGATGAAGTCGACCGTTACACCCGCATTTCTCAATGTGAAAAAGCACTTACATAAGATTGGTGCACTCCGTCGATTTGTTTTTCATTACAACCAATACTCTTCACGCTATGATAAATACAAGGATGGGATTATCGAAAATGCCTTCAAGCCCGAGCTCGGCAATGGTGCAAGAATGGATTTAGGCGTCTACACGATTGCCCCGCTTATCCATTTAGTTGGCGAACCAAAGTCTGTACTGAAAAATGACTATTTGTTGTCGACTGGCGCAATTGGTCAAGGCAGTATGATTTTACAGTACGATGGGTTTGAAGCGATTTTAATGTACTCTAAGATTTCGGACTCCTATTATCCAAGTGAAATCCAAGGCGAGAATGGTGTTATTGAAATTGATAAAATCAGTGAGCCTAGTCAGATTATCATCAAATATCGAGATGGGCAAACAGAGGATATTTCCGTACAACATGATTATGAGTCTATGTATTATGAAGTAGCGGAATTTATAACCTGTGTAAACAATAAGCAGATTGAATCTACGATTAATACACATGAGATTTCTCGCAGTGTGGCGAAATTGTTGACAGTATGA
- the tnpC gene encoding IS66 family transposase, translating into MKTLMKYTPKQIDEISHGKPSEIAAFITGLLLYIEKLENHIVTLETRVKVLERQVGLTSTNSSKPPSSDGLRKPKSLRETGGKKGAPKGNDGHTLEMIDQPDEIKWHKVKVCPHCETSLTDVRSEGYARRQVFDLPFPRTVVTEHRVEKKCCPHCSAHQQASFPENVIAPAQYRDGWTAWCTYLNVFHYLPLERISQLFQDLTGYRPSEATLLNRLASVSKKIEPLNIYIQEQLVKSPVLHADETGLRIEGKTQWLHVVSNSEWTLYHVHKNRGKIAIDERGCLPIYRGTLVHDCWASYFHADYSFTHALCGAHLLRECQGIIDYDHHQWATDMKNLLQEACYHKKKWGHDGKPIENAIVLDWEQRYDRILEQGEKEWITNSKPDAPTKRGRKKKSKAANLGERLRIHKSTVLRFIRDEHVPFDNNLAERDIRMMKVKQKVSGTFRKQEGAEEFARIRGFISTLRKQNRDIFSSLTSVVHGQFSFE; encoded by the coding sequence TTGAAAACTCTGATGAAATACACACCCAAACAAATCGATGAGATTAGTCATGGAAAACCATCTGAAATTGCAGCGTTTATCACTGGTCTTCTGCTCTATATTGAAAAGTTGGAAAATCACATTGTCACACTAGAAACACGTGTAAAAGTGTTAGAACGGCAAGTTGGGCTAACCAGTACGAACAGCAGTAAACCACCCTCCAGTGATGGATTACGTAAACCGAAAAGTTTACGGGAAACCGGGGGAAAGAAAGGCGCCCCAAAGGGCAATGACGGTCATACCCTTGAGATGATAGATCAGCCAGATGAAATCAAATGGCACAAGGTGAAAGTCTGCCCTCATTGTGAGACTTCTCTTACTGATGTCCGATCAGAAGGGTATGCCCGTCGACAAGTCTTTGATCTGCCATTTCCTCGTACTGTGGTTACGGAGCATCGAGTTGAAAAGAAGTGCTGTCCTCACTGTTCTGCTCACCAACAAGCATCATTCCCGGAAAACGTGATAGCACCAGCTCAGTATAGAGATGGATGGACAGCTTGGTGTACCTATTTGAACGTTTTCCATTACCTCCCCCTCGAACGAATCAGTCAGCTTTTTCAAGACTTGACTGGCTATCGCCCTAGCGAAGCGACCCTTCTCAACCGTTTAGCCTCTGTTTCCAAGAAAATCGAACCCCTAAATATATACATACAAGAGCAGTTAGTAAAAAGCCCAGTCCTTCATGCCGATGAAACAGGTCTACGTATCGAAGGGAAAACCCAGTGGCTACATGTGGTCAGTAATTCAGAATGGACTCTTTACCATGTACATAAAAACCGTGGAAAGATAGCGATTGATGAACGTGGTTGTCTGCCAATCTATCGGGGAACGCTTGTCCACGACTGTTGGGCTTCCTATTTCCACGCGGATTATTCTTTTACCCATGCCTTGTGTGGAGCCCACCTTCTCCGTGAGTGCCAAGGGATTATCGACTATGATCATCACCAATGGGCTACCGATATGAAAAACCTTTTACAAGAAGCTTGTTATCATAAGAAAAAGTGGGGACACGATGGGAAGCCAATTGAAAACGCAATTGTTCTCGATTGGGAACAACGCTATGACCGCATTTTGGAGCAGGGAGAAAAGGAATGGATCACAAATTCCAAACCAGATGCCCCTACGAAACGTGGAAGAAAGAAAAAGAGTAAAGCAGCTAATCTAGGCGAGCGTTTACGCATTCATAAATCCACTGTTCTGCGGTTTATTCGAGATGAGCATGTGCCTTTTGACAACAATTTGGCTGAAAGGGACATCCGCATGATGAAAGTGAAACAAAAAGTATCGGGCACCTTCCGAAAACAAGAAGGGGCTGAAGAGTTTGCCCGAATCCGCGGCTTCATTTCTACGCTTCGAAAACAGAACCGTGATATATTCTCCTCGCTCACTTCGGTTGTGCATGGCCAATTCTCTTTTGAGTAA
- a CDS encoding ThuA domain-containing protein, translated as MNDVKKKALIVYGGWEGHEPEEVANIFKGILEQEHFEVELSDTLDAYADVEKLKDLDLIVPHWTMGEIEPQYVTNISEAVKSGVGLAGCHGGMCDSFRKNVDWQFMTGGNWVAHPGNDGVEYTVAINYSSSSVLEGIEDFKVVSEQYYLHVDPAVEVLATTRFPIAEGPHSLNKAVDMPVVWTKRWGIGRVFYNSIGHSANVVAMPEVSKIMRNGFLWSAEGKARSRKTMDVRSRPAHMYTGMEDNQ; from the coding sequence ATGAATGATGTGAAGAAAAAGGCACTCATTGTATATGGTGGTTGGGAGGGGCATGAACCGGAGGAAGTTGCGAATATTTTTAAAGGAATCCTTGAACAGGAACACTTTGAAGTAGAACTATCTGATACGCTTGATGCATATGCAGATGTTGAAAAACTAAAAGACTTAGATTTGATTGTTCCGCATTGGACGATGGGTGAGATTGAACCGCAATATGTGACTAATATCTCGGAAGCGGTGAAGAGCGGTGTTGGTCTCGCTGGGTGCCACGGTGGGATGTGTGATTCCTTTAGAAAAAACGTAGACTGGCAGTTTATGACTGGTGGTAATTGGGTGGCACATCCTGGAAATGATGGCGTTGAATATACGGTTGCTATTAACTATTCTTCCAGCAGTGTTTTGGAAGGAATTGAAGATTTTAAGGTTGTGAGTGAACAATATTATTTGCATGTGGATCCTGCTGTTGAAGTGCTTGCAACAACTCGCTTCCCAATCGCTGAAGGGCCTCATTCGCTAAATAAAGCAGTGGATATGCCGGTTGTTTGGACAAAACGTTGGGGGATTGGCCGGGTATTTTATAATTCAATAGGCCATTCAGCTAATGTTGTAGCGATGCCGGAAGTATCGAAAATTATGCGAAATGGATTTTTATGGTCGGCAGAAGGAAAAGCGCGATCTAGGAAAACTATGGATGTAAGAAGTAGACCAGCTCACATGTATACCGGCATGGAGGACAATCAATGA